The genomic segment TTTCTTTGCTATTTCGAGGAGATTGAATGTACCATTAATGTTTGTCTTTATGAATGTATCAGGGTCTATAATGCTTCTGTCCACATGGGATTCTGCTGCAAAATTGACAACCGTATCTATGTTTATCTCGAATACTTTTTCCAGATCAGGTTTGCTTGCAATATCACCTTTTATAAAAGTGTACCGTTTGTCATGCTCTATGCCTTTCAGATTTTCGAGGTTGCCGGCATAGGTAAGCTTGTCGAGGTTTATTATGTTATAGGGGTATATCGAGAGCATATAGTTGATAAAATTGCTCCCTATAAAACCGCAGCCCCCTGTAACGAGAATATTTATGTTATCCATCTTTCCTCTCCCAGTTGTATGGTATATCATTTTTATGCGGGTCTAACCTGTATTCATCAGGTTTTTCCCTGTTATATGGTTCGGTTGGAACATTTATTACGATGGCTTCTTCAACGCTCACGCATTTCCAACCGTGATAAACCGCTTTTGGGACTTTAACGAGGGATGGATTGAACTCGCCGATAAAGAATTCGTTGATCTCTCCCTTTGTAGGTGAATCATCTCTGTTATCATATAGTACGAGTTTCAGCATACCCTTTATGCATACGATAAAATCATCCTGCTCCTTATGATAATGCCATGCCTTGACTACAGATGGATATGTAGTTGATAAGTATACCTGGCCGAATTTTGTGAATATCTCTTCGTTGCATTTAAGTATCTCCATCAGCCTTCCTCTTTCATCGGGTATATATTTTAGCTGTTTTACAATTACGTCCTTTATCATCAGACCTCCAATTCTTTAACTGCAGTCGATAGTCGTTAGTGAACAGTGAAAAGCTTTTCTGCTAACGACTATTCACCATATACTATTCACTGCCTTTTTAGTTATTCACTGTCTTTTTTATTTGCTCCTGTCTGGGAGACGAGTATATTGGCGCGCAGCAGTGATTCAAATGTGCCTGCATCTGTCCACCAGCCCTGGAGCATCTCCCATGTCATTTTTTCTTCTTTTACATATGCGTTATTTACGTCTGTAATCTCGAATTCACCCCTGTCCGATGGTCTAAGCGTCTTTACTATGTCAAAAACACGTGGATCATACATATAAATACCGATGACTGCAAGGTTGCTTGTCGGCTGTCTGGGTTTTTCTACAATATTGACCAGCCTGTTATTTTCTATCTGTGCCACCCCGAACCGTTCCGGATCAGGTACTTCTTTCAGCAGAATCTTTGCACCTTCTTCCTGGGTCTCGAAATCCTTTACTGCTTTAATGATATTCCTTTCTATAATGTTGTCTCCAAGGATAACGCATATCTTCTGCCGGTCTGCAAAGTATTCGGCAAGAGACAGGGCATCAGCAATACCGCCTTCGCCTTCCTGATAGGTGTAGTTGATATGTTTTAAACCAAAGTCCATACCGTTTCCAAGGAGCCTTAAAAAATCTCCTGCATGATTTCCGCCGGTGACTATCATGATATCTGTTATGCCGGCGTTAATAAGTGTTTCTATGGGATAATAGATCATTGGTTTGCCGTATATTGGCAACAGGTGTTTATTCGTAATCTTTGTAAGAGGGTGTAGTCTTGTTCCGAGACCACCCGCAAGTATAATTCCTTTCATAAATGCCTCCTGTATAAATCAAGAGAATATGAGCTTGAGAAGATGAGAAGTTGCTAATATTTTCAACCTTTCAACTTCCTGACCTTGCAGTTTACTCTTTTAAACTCAGATGCGTCACCTTGTTGTAATGCCAGCCAAGTCAAAGGACAGTCTGACAGTCGTATCCCTCGGTCTTGTTGACTGGATAAGAGTAAGCGTTGTTGCCCAGCAATTAGGACGGTATGTAATCTGATACAATGTATCTATCCACGTGCTCTCCATAAAGGAATATCTCATCTGGTATTTACCTTCAAAATATTTATATTTGCCGCCAAGATCGTAATAGAGTTCATTGGTTAACTGATTTGTATAATTATGGGTAACGCTAATATTGTATAAATCTTGTATTTTGTGACTCAAGGAATTCCTCATAACCTTTAGGCCGTCACCGCCTGTACTTAATATACTTTCATTTTTATAAGTAAGATTGTTCTTAGGATATAATGTTAATCTTGCTGATATATCGGAAAAGCGCCCACCGGATCCCTCGTAAAGTGTTGAAGGACTGAGGCCTCCGGAAATCCCGTAAGTCTGCTCGATTTCGA from the Pseudomonadota bacterium genome contains:
- a CDS encoding dTDP-4-dehydrorhamnose 3,5-epimerase family protein; the protein is MIKDVIVKQLKYIPDERGRLMEILKCNEEIFTKFGQVYLSTTYPSVVKAWHYHKEQDDFIVCIKGMLKLVLYDNRDDSPTKGEINEFFIGEFNPSLVKVPKAVYHGWKCVSVEEAIVINVPTEPYNREKPDEYRLDPHKNDIPYNWERKDG
- a CDS encoding sugar phosphate nucleotidyltransferase encodes the protein MKGIILAGGLGTRLHPLTKITNKHLLPIYGKPMIYYPIETLINAGITDIMIVTGGNHAGDFLRLLGNGMDFGLKHINYTYQEGEGGIADALSLAEYFADRQKICVILGDNIIERNIIKAVKDFETQEEGAKILLKEVPDPERFGVAQIENNRLVNIVEKPRQPTSNLAVIGIYMYDPRVFDIVKTLRPSDRGEFEITDVNNAYVKEEKMTWEMLQGWWTDAGTFESLLRANILVSQTGANKKDSE